The sequence below is a genomic window from Brevibacillus laterosporus.
CGAACGTAGCTGTCTGAGAAGTAACAAACGCCGCTGTTCGAATCCCTTTTTCTTTAAACTGGCGGCTACATGCTTCAAAATGTTTCAACGACAAACCGGCATAACGATGAGGATAAAAGTTATGTGAGCCCAAAATATTATCTACTTGTGGCTGATAGGTCATGATGTTATCAATGTATTTCGTGCCACTGCTCATATTTAGTTCGATTTTTAGTCCATATGGATTATAAGTCATCATTGCTTCTTCATGACCAGTAAATCCCATATCAAGACGAATTCCATAAGCACCTAAACGATGGAAAAAGGAGAGGTCGTCGTAGGAAATGCCCAATTTATCAAATACACGCGGTGCTATATCTACAATTACTTGCATACCTAGGCTATTAGCATAATCAATGGTTTCCTTACATTCTTGCACGATTGCCTCTGCATCCCCCTCAACGGACAATAGGCAAGTAAAAATACGTGTGAAACCATACCGATTGGCTAGCGCAATATACGCTTTGTCTTTCTCGACTGTACTGTGTTCAGGATAAATAGAGATACCTAGCTGATGCATACGAAACCCTCCCTATCTATTTTGAAGTCTCTGCTTTTAGTTTTTGTAAAATACGAATCATATGTTCAATCAGCTTTTGTTCACTCATTGATGTCATAAGATGATCTTGCGCATGAATCATTAACAATGTCTTATCCGCAGGTGTACCGTTTAACTCGGCTTGAATTAACTCGGTTTGCGTGTGATGAGCAAGTCTTAATTCTTCCTGTGCTTGCTTCATCAGCTCGGCAGCTTGGTCAAAGTTGTACTCTTCGGCTGCTGTCAATGCTTCATAGGCAAGACCACGAGCATTTCCACTGTGAACAATAATTTCAAAAATAGCCGTTTCATTGTTATTGATGTCGTTATTCATTTCGTTTTGCATGTCATCCACTCCTACTCATATTCTTCTCGTTTTTTTACACTCTTCTAGGCGGATACGTCACATTTCCCAAAATAACAGGCTCTCTGGCCCCTGTCGCAGTCGGTACGTTGCTTGGCAGTCGATGAAGGGTTTCATGGGCTAAT
It includes:
- a CDS encoding DUF871 domain-containing protein — encoded protein: MHQLGISIYPEHSTVEKDKAYIALANRYGFTRIFTCLLSVEGDAEAIVQECKETIDYANSLGMQVIVDIAPRVFDKLGISYDDLSFFHRLGAYGIRLDMGFTGHEEAMMTYNPYGLKIELNMSSGTKYIDNIMTYQPQVDNILGSHNFYPHRYAGLSLKHFEACSRQFKEKGIRTAAFVTSQTATFGPWPVTEGLCSLEMHRTLPIGTQVKHLYSMGLIDDIIIANAYASESELREVSEVNPNKLTFRVELHESITSLEKKIVLEEPHFYRGDVSDYLIRSTQSRVKYKQEDFPPSNIPHIRRGDVLVENNLYGQYKGELQLALQDMDNSGKTNVVGRIAEEEIFLLDQLQPWGKFAFVEKA
- a CDS encoding PTS lactose/cellobiose transporter subunit IIA, coding for MQNEMNNDINNNETAIFEIIVHSGNARGLAYEALTAAEEYNFDQAAELMKQAQEELRLAHHTQTELIQAELNGTPADKTLLMIHAQDHLMTSMSEQKLIEHMIRILQKLKAETSK